The window GCAGGCGGAGCACCGTCGGCGCAATCCCCTGCTGGTCCACGGCCGCAGCCGGCGCCAGCAACCCGCGCCGCACCTCGGTGCCGACCCGCCCCTCCGCGAAGAGCCCCGCCACGAGACGGCGGTCGGTGTTGGGGATCGTGATGTACACCCGAACCTGGCGCGTCGCAGGATCGGCCGCGGGATTGATGCGGTCGATCCGCCCGCGGAATGTCTGGCCCGGATAACCGGTGATGGTGAACTCGACCGGCGCGCCGCGGGTGAGCTCCCGGAGCTGCTCGGCCGGCACGGTGCCCTCAAGCTGAAGGCTGCTCGGGTCCACGATGGTGTAGATCGGGTCACCCGCCTGGAGCACGTCACCGGCGCTCGCCTGCCGGGCGCTCACGACGCCGCTGATCGGCGCCCGCACCTGGGTGTACGCGAGCGTCCTCTCGGCGGTGGCGAGCCGCGCCCGCGCATCCGCCACGGCAGCCTCGGCATTCGCTTCGGCCGACTGCGCCGCTTCGAGATCGCGCTCCGCGATGGCACCCGCCTTCTCGAGTGTGGCGCTCCGTTCCGCGTTCCTGCGCGCGTCGGCGAGCGTCTGCTCGGCGCTTCGGAGTTGCGCCCTGGCGGAGAGATACGCGTCCTGCACCCCGCGCTGGTCGATTCGCGCGAGCAGCGCGCCCTTGGTGACCCGCTGCCCTTCCTCGTAGTTCGTCTCCAGCACCGTGCCCGCGATCTCCGCCCGCACCTGCGCCTGCTGCACCGGCTCCAGCGTGCCCGACACGGCGGGCCCGGTGCTGATCTCGGTCGAGTCGAGCACGACGATGTTCTCGGGCCCGATCACGGTGACCGGCGGCGCAGCCGCTTCCGCGCTCCCGGCCCGCGCGCCGCTGCACCCGGAGAGGCCGAGCGCCGTGCCGATCGCGAGCGCAGCGGTGAAGGCGGGGGACGTGCGTCTCGACCAGCATCTCATGGCGATGCGACTCCTGCCTGGATCGCCGGGCGGGTTCCAGCCGGCGCGGACGGGTTGGGCGTCGGTGCGGGTGCGGGACCGATCTCGAGCGGTTGGGCCGATTGGGTCGCCTGGGCGGCCGCGCCCGCCGCCGTGCTCGGCACGTTCGCGAGCGGCAGGTAGGGCAAGAGCGCCACGCGAGTCCGCGCCACCTTGAGGTCGCGCGCCGCGCGTGCCCGGTTGGCCTCCGCCTGCTGCAGCTGGATGCGGGAGTCGGACAGCTCGGTTTGCGTCGAGATTCCCTCCCGATAGCGGATTTCGGCGATCTGATACGCGCGACTCGCCTGCTCGCCCGTGCCTTCGCTCGCCTCCCACGCCGCGAGCGCCGCGGCGAGCTGCGTCTCGGCGGTGCGGGAGTCGAGCCGCGCAAGCTGGCGGGTTTGATGCAGCCGCTGCTCGGCGGACGCGAGACCGGCGCGCGCCGAGTGGACATCGCCACCGATGCGGCCGCCGACGAAGATCGGCACCGAGAGCGACACGGCAACCGACCAGTCGGTGAGGAAGTCGCCGGTACTCGGGATGCCCG is drawn from Gemmatimonadales bacterium and contains these coding sequences:
- a CDS encoding efflux RND transporter periplasmic adaptor subunit, which produces MRCWSRRTSPAFTAALAIGTALGLSGCSGARAGSAEAAAPPVTVIGPENIVVLDSTEISTGPAVSGTLEPVQQAQVRAEIAGTVLETNYEEGQRVTKGALLARIDQRGVQDAYLSARAQLRSAEQTLADARRNAERSATLEKAGAIAERDLEAAQSAEANAEAAVADARARLATAERTLAYTQVRAPISGVVSARQASAGDVLQAGDPIYTIVDPSSLQLEGTVPAEQLRELTRGAPVEFTITGYPGQTFRGRIDRINPAADPATRQVRVYITIPNTDRRLVAGLFAEGRVGTEVRRGLLAPAAAVDQQGIAPTVLRLQQGRAEQVQVQLGPRDPATDKLELRGGVAAGDTVILETAGVTPGSEVRVQRLETADAKADSR